The genome window CCCCTGAGCGTGGGCGTGGACCTGGGCACCGCCGACGTGGTGCTCATGGTCCTGGACGCCTCCGGGGAGCCGGTGGCCGCGTTCCTGGAGTGGGCCGAGGTGGTGCGCGACGGCGTGGTGGTGGACTACATGGGCGCGGTGGACATCGTGCGCGACATGGTCACCAAGGCCCGCAAGCGCACCGGGATGGAGATCAGCCACGCCTCCACGTCCTTCCCGCCCGGCACCGACCCCAGGCTGTCCACCAACATCCTGGAGGCGGCCTGGCTGGAGGTCACGGCGGTGCGTGACGAGCCCACCTGCGTGGCCGAGCTGCTGCGGCTGGACAACGCCGCCGTGGTGGACATCGGCGGCGGCACCACCGGCACGGCGGTCGTCCGCGAGGGGCGCGTGGTCGCAAGCGCGGACGAACCCACCGGAGGCAGGCACCTGAGCCTGGTGCTGGCCGGACACTACGGGGTCGACTTCGAGGAGGCGGAACGGATCAAGCGCGAGCCCGAGGCCCACGACGTGCTGAACCTGGTCCGCCCCACGCTGCAACGCATCGGGGATATCGTGGCCGGGCACATCCGGGGCCATCTGGTGCAGCGCATCATCCTTTCGGGCGGCACCTGCTGCCTGCCGGGCGCGGCCAAGGTGTTGGAGGCCGAACTGGGCCTGCCCGTCACCCTGCCGAGCCAGCCGCTGCTGCTCACGCCCCTGGCCATCGCCTCGCTACAAACCGCGCCCGCCGGGCGCCCCAACACCCGCAAAACCACAAGGGGTTGAGACAATGAAGGTCATCGACTTCCGCTTCAGGCCCAACACCCAGCAGACCATCTCTGGCATCCAGAACAGCAAGATGTTCAAGGGGTTGTGCGAATCCATCGACTTCTCGAAGATGAAGCCCCAGACCGTGGAGGAGGTGGTGGCCGACCTGGGCCGCCACGGCGTGGTGCGGGCCGTGATCACCGGGCGCGACTGCGAGACCACCTACGGGGCCAAGTCCAACAACGACAGCGTGATCGAGTTCGTGAGGAAGTTTCCGGACAAGTTCTTCGGCTTCGTGGGGCTCGACCCGCACAAGGGCATGGCCGCCGTGTACGAGCTGCGCGCCGCCGTGAACGACCTGGGCATGCGCGGGGCCGCCGTGGACCCCTACCTGGCCCAGATCTACGCCAACGACGCCAAATACTATCCCATCTACGCCAAGTGCTGCGAGTTGGAGGTGCCCATCGTGTTCACCACCGGCCCGGCCACCCTGGTGCCCGGGGCCATCATCGACCACGTGGCCCCGCGCTACATCGACTTCGTGGCCCGCGACTTCCCGGACCTGAAGATCATCATCAGCCACGGCGGCTACCCCTGGGTCAACGAGGCGATCATCGTGGCCCAGCGCAACCGCAACGTGTACATCGAGCTCTCGGAATACGAGTTCTCGCCCATGTCCGAGGCCTACGTGCAG of Fundidesulfovibrio soli contains these proteins:
- the eutJ gene encoding ethanolamine utilization protein EutJ produces the protein PLSVGVDLGTADVVLMVLDASGEPVAAFLEWAEVVRDGVVVDYMGAVDIVRDMVTKARKRTGMEISHASTSFPPGTDPRLSTNILEAAWLEVTAVRDEPTCVAELLRLDNAAVVDIGGGTTGTAVVREGRVVASADEPTGGRHLSLVLAGHYGVDFEEAERIKREPEAHDVLNLVRPTLQRIGDIVAGHIRGHLVQRIILSGGTCCLPGAAKVLEAELGLPVTLPSQPLLLTPLAIASLQTAPAGRPNTRKTTRG
- a CDS encoding amidohydrolase family protein codes for the protein MKVIDFRFRPNTQQTISGIQNSKMFKGLCESIDFSKMKPQTVEEVVADLGRHGVVRAVITGRDCETTYGAKSNNDSVIEFVRKFPDKFFGFVGLDPHKGMAAVYELRAAVNDLGMRGAAVDPYLAQIYANDAKYYPIYAKCCELEVPIVFTTGPATLVPGAIIDHVAPRYIDFVARDFPDLKIIISHGGYPWVNEAIIVAQRNRNVYIELSEYEFSPMSEAYVQAANTMIGDKILYASAHPFVDFRDALKTYESLNFKPEVRRKIMHDNAARLLGLKAEPASPAVETDNTRDMVADIVREVLARLKA